The Kwoniella shandongensis chromosome 2, complete sequence DNA segment AGTAGCTCGAGCTTGTCTGGGCATGGGAGATTTTAGTGTCGTCCCTGCCATCATTCAATTTACTCCTCTTAGCTGGCGGAGGAGATCCAGTAAGATCAATGACCGGATCATCACCATTTCtagtgggagaggagagaggtggGCTCTTGCGCTTGAAAAAGGAATGAAGGGAAGATCTGAAGACAGAGATGATCAGCACTGACACTGACTGCCTGCCGTTTTCACTCACTGAGCTTTCCCCTCTGCGCTCTTTGGCGTCATGCTTATGTATCGAGTGGTCAGCTTTTCTGCTCCTGTAATATACTGGTCAAGTTGAGAAATCGGTgatcgttgatgatgagcacgagaggtggaggtcatGTCCAGACGCGGGTCCAGTCAACTTTGGCCACGTGGGGACGCGTGCAGGAGTTGCAATGCTGGTAGTGCATAGAAGCAGATGGATTTTGGACCGAAGGTCTGCTATGCTTGAAAGAAGATGCTTCGGGTCTGACGCATTGGCTTGAAGGCTCAAGTGGGCTTTAGGAGCACTATGGAGCGATGGGCTATACATTATGCGGTCACAAGGACGCCAAATAAGCTACTTTCAATGTGAGTTCGATCTCTGATCGTACTGACATGAGGAAAGGTTGAAACGGACAATGCGGGTCTTAACATGTTTTGTATGAGCTTAGACCCACTTCGGGGGCTAGTATATTGTGCATGCTATCACATTGTAAGAGATAGCGAGTCTTTCCAACATCGTTCACAACTACCATTCCCAGCTCCAGCTGTATTTCGACAGCCAGTgcgtcttcttcgactcgcTATCCATTACAGAATCCTCATTCTTCGATCTCagctaccaccaccacgccATGTGAGCCTTGCTACACCAGCTTCGAGCAATTGGGCGATGACCCCGCCGCTGCAATTGGCCGTACTTCACAGGTGTGCGCCTCGGAATATCTGTTCATCCCTTCGTATCGTGTACACTCAGATCTTTCGTATCAGCAATAGGGAACGACCAGTGTCCGAGAGAAATCGTGCTGAAGGCATTGGTGCGCCTGGACGTCAGAGTCCTCAAGTGGTTCAGACGAGCCACAACACACCATCCAGGCGGTCAAGTCACCCCTGAACCGCATTTGGGGAAACGGGCAGGCGTCGCAGCGTAAAGACGTCCGAATCGTTCGTTGAAACGATCGCCAAAtcatttcttcttcttgtaaTCACAACCACAATCGAGATCCTGTTAAGGCCATTGACAAATGTGAGCCAACAACTGCGGCCAGTCCTGTTCCATAGGACTCAAAGGAGTGTACCGAACCAAGTACGACTTCGAGAGGAATCGGATAGTTTACATCCTTCCTTGCGGATTTACCTCGGTTCCATATTGACAGCTGAGGAGAGAATTTCGACCCCAGCTGTGACTTGTTACTATTCATCAAATACTAGTCTCCCAGGAATGATTCTCCCGAAGAGAGCTTATGAGTCCAAAGCGATTTGTTGACGATCATTTGCTGATCGTCGTCTGCGCAAGATCGTACACTCAATTGGGAAGTCCTTGCAGATAAGGTATCACGCAGTCCGAGGCAATCAGATCTTCTGGAAAGGAGGGGGCGTGTGTAGCCTCGTAGGACGTTTGGGAAAAGATGCGATACTTCCTGAGAGGCGTGAAATTCGTCACCAAAGTGCCACCATACATTCATCTGCTTCGGTCTGTAGCGTTTCCCTTAAGTAGCCCGTTCATTACTACGCCACGCGTCTCGCCCGTTCACTTCTGAGCCCACCTTGACTCACATTCACTGCACGATTTATCTACCAGCAGCGAACCTAGCAAGAGCAGTCCCTACAGCATGTCCTCCTCGAACATGCATACCTTGTTAGGCTAAGTTACTCATTGTGCGAGGTTTACGCCAAGTCGGATCTAAGATCAGTGATCGGTATAATCGGCGCCGAAACGGTCCGGTTCctgattgatgattgtgCCGTCCGACAATCATCTGATGATATCTTGGCCCGGTCTCATCTTGACCGGGAGCAACAACACGAAGCGTTCTCGCAAGCATATAACATCAAGTTATATATCATATGCATGTATGTTGTTATGTCCTTCTACCAAGTGAGCTAGTACCGAAGACATCAAAATGCCGATCATTGAACGCGAATTGTTTGGATTCAAACTCTCCTCCGACTCTGCTCCCAAAGTCGGAGACTccatcacctctttcacTCTAGCAACCCCTTCCTCTGGCCCATACAACAACCTCACCTACACCCTCTCATTCCCTCTCCCTAATGTCTATCGAATCCTTCTGACAGGTCCtgatcgacctcgaccacctcacGATAACGTCATTCTGACCTCAAAACCCCTCGAATTCAAGTTGACTTCTCTCGACACGAAAGCTTGTAAAGCGATCTTCGATTTCCCGTCGACCGAAGCGAGTGATCAGTTCGATGGAACTGGTCGAAAGCGCGAGTTACACCTAACATGGTCGGAACATCTCCTCATCTACGTGTATGAAGAAGTtggtggaaagaaggtcCGGATTCTTGGTGATTTACCCAACAGAGCTTACGCTCTGACTGAACATGGTATAATGCGACATTGGTGGGCTGAACCGGATAACCTTCATCTCGGTCTTGGTGAGAAAGCAGCACCACTCGATTTGTCCAATCGATCTTTTTCGATGCACGGATCTGATTCAGCCGCCTATGACGCATACAATACCGACCCATTGTATAAGCATACCCCATACCTCATATCGTCGCCCAAACCTACCGAGGAAGGACAAGAGCTCGTATCGACTTATGCGATATATCATCCGACCAACTCGGGCGGTGTCTGGGATGTGAGAAGAGAACATGATGATCCCTGGGGGTTCTTCAAGACGTACAGGCAGGACTGgggaggtttggaagagtgGGTGTTGGTCGGCAAGGGAGTCAAAGAGATTGTAAGGACTTTTGCCGAGATCGTAGGAAGACCTAGATTAGTTGGAAGAGACTGGTTGGGATACCTCGGTAAGTCGTCGTAAGTCACGAGAAGGTGCTTGATACTGACAGTAAAAATTATATAGCATCCGGTATGGGTCTTGGTGAGACCGACAAACCGCCTGCGCAAGAATTGCTTTCGGAATGGCCCAATCTTTGCAAAGAGCATGATATCCCTTGCTCGGCAATGCATGTGAGTAACCAAAACACAATCGAATCACCCGTACTAAGGATACCTCGTGGGTTTAGCTATCATCAGGTTACACTGTTGATCCGAAAACCGGTAATCGATACGTTTTCACCATGAACAAAGATCGATATCCCGATTTCAAGGGGATGGTCGCACACTTTCACAAATCAGGTATCAAGGTGGTCCCGAACATCAAGCCTTGTAAGTGTTATTGAAATTACGTCTGACAGGCCCCCCAGTCACATGATCTTTGATTGACATGCATCCTCCACAGACGCTTTACAAAGCCACCCGCATTACGAACGTCTTCATGGAGAGGATGCCCTATTCTACGATCCGATCATGAAGGGATCTGTCGTCACCCGAATCTGGTCTTCTGGCGTAGGAGACAACGAGAAAGGGAGCTGGGTTGACATGACCAGTAAAGAGGGGAGACAATGGTGGGCGGAAGGCGTCAAAAGCTTGATCGATCTTGGTTGTGACGGCATGTGGGAGTGAGTGTCGAGATAACACGATCAAAGCAGGTTGCTGATGACCTTCTGCCTATCAGCGACAACAACGAGTTTTATCTCCATGACGACGAGTTTGTCTGTAAATCCGATATGCCGAAatcattctcatctccttcaaccgAGGCTGGGACTGTCGGACTTCACGGCAGAATGATCAACACCGAGTTGATGAACTATGTCTCGCATACGGAACTCTCCAAAGCGAATCCTGAGAGGAGAACATATGTCCTGACTCGGTCTGGAAACGTGGGAACTTTCAAGTACGCCTGTTCGACCTGGTCCGGCGACAATTGGACATCATGGCACAACCTTCGTGGATCTCAAGCCATCCAGCTTAATGCGGGGATGTCGCTCATGCAGTCTTATGGATCGGACATtggtggatttggaggaCCGCTCCCTACTCCAGAGATGTTTGTGAGATGGGTCCAGCTGGGTGTAACGCATAGTCGATTCTGCATTCACAGCTTTAAGCCGGATAAGAATGATCCTTCAGGGTCTGCGGCGACAAACACTCcttggatggtgagtcgaagAACGTCAGCGGTACAGGTACTTTGCAACGGCGACTGATAGAGATGGAATACTGTAGTATCCGGAGGTATTGCCGATCATCCGGGAGACCATCAAATGGCGATACGAGTATCTCCCATTCTTGTGAGTCTCTGCGGTTTGCATAGTCATAGGGGCCGGCCAATGGCTGACGATACATCATACAGCAACTCACTCATGTGGGAGTCTCACATCAACGCCACCCCAAGTACAGCTTGGCTGGGCTATGGCGAGTTCGCTTCAGACCCTGCGCTCTACACCGACGAGGTCTTGAGCGGTTTCGATGCATGGCTTGGACCCGGTTCCATCCTTGTCGCTCCAGCATTGTTTGAAGGCGAATTATCCCGTCAAGTGTACTTCCCCAAATTTTCTGCGAAAGACACGAGTCTCTACTTTGATCTTCATGCGCCATATGGGAAGTACAAAGCAGGTACGAAAACCACTGTCGCGACGCCACTGGAACACTTCGGTTTATTCGCAAGAGAAGGTGCGGTCATCCCCGTCGGAAAGAGATATCAAACCGTCACTCAGAAGAAGGGTCCTTCAAGAACTACCACGGACGGCGTTgacgtcgtcctcgagtCGGAAGGTGGTGTTGTAGGTTTGGATGATTGGAGAGGTGTCAAGATCTTCCCATCTACCGAAAGAAGCACCTACGAAGGAAGATGgacggaagatgatggaatcTCCGCGAATCCGGGGAAGACGGTCGTATCTGTCAAGTACAAGGGTGGAaaagatgaagtggaagtggagatcaagTTTGAAGAACATGACTTTGACACTCTGTGGGGTAAGACTGTCGCGGTCCTCTTGCCAATAGGCGATAATCGGGTCGTCAAAGGCGGGAAGGAGGGAGTGTGGGAAGGCAGGAAGGTCTGGAACGTGCAGGTCAAGGGAGGGAATTGACTCCCCACATTGTATCTTCGGTTGCTATATTCTCAAGCTTAGCACGCCGTTGATACTCTTACTGTTGGGTGACGGAAAGGTTGTCGGAGGACATCAAGAGAGAAAAAGGTCTGAAATGCACAGACGTCATACGGGATCGGTTCGGAAGGAAGTATGTTTGTATTCTCGGACCACGGAAAAAGCACAATGAGAAATGCATGATTGTGTATTTGGATTGTACCAAGTTAAACTGGCAGACTGTGCCAAATGGTTCCCTGTCTTCCGACACTCCACTCCACGCCACCGTAGTCCCCTTCCTGACCTCTTCCCTACGGTGCCCCTTTCTAAGCATTATGCGTGATTCTGAAATCTCAGTCCCAAACATGTCCCATATCCCTATCATTCTTCCAACCCCAACTTATCGCCTGTGGAACGGTATTCTGAAACCGCTGACCAACGCCCTCGCATGCTCGTGTGcattctctcctctcaagTTCGTCTTGAAGTAAACGTGGAAACCGTGTAATTTCGGATAAGCGTCGGTATTGGATTCTATCTGAGGGAAGAAACTCATTGCTGTCGGACTGAATCCGAAGCTGACCACACCTGTGAGACTCGCCGGGGAGTTTTTCGGTGTGGAAGCAGGTGGGAGTGGGATACCTGGGAAATCTCTCAGACGAGGAAGGACGAAATCGACAAGCGATTGGATGAAATCGTACATCGCCTCTCCCTTCAATTCGACTTTGACGGAAACGGGCATTCCAGCACGAAGTTTCCACGCAGCAGCCGATTTCTTGGCGACGATCACTTCGACTCCGGAAGAAccacttcgtcctcctccgtTGGGTGTCTCGCCTGAAATTGCTCGGAAAGCAGCAATGGCTGATAAGAGAGCGGATTTATTACCGATCGCTTCTTTCACCATGGTGTGGATGATGACGGATTCGAGTTTCGGCACAGAATCAGAGGTGATCTGCGTGGTCTTTGTTCGTAACGCTCGGTTACCTCGCATGATaggtggtcgaggtctgTTGGCCTCGTACGGTGTCAGAGCAGGCTCGATAGGACTAGGTTTAGGGGGTCGTTGGGACAGTCGGTGAGAGTATGTCATGTACATCAAGTCGGATGCGAGGGTCGAGTTGTAATGTTGCGAATATCGCGAAGTATGTGTCGGACCAAGATGGATTCGGGGGAGAGCCCATTCTTCCAGAGGAGTGGCTGGAGCCGGAGAGCTAGAAGAGGATTTAGAGGATGACtttttggaggaggaagatgaagatgctgCTCGGGAAAGAGTCGGGAGGACGACAGAtcgaggaagggtggatgtcCGACAAGCGGACGAGGCGAAGGTTCGTAAGGGTGCAGACGACATGGCGAGATAGACGAAGGCGTATAGTCGTGTATGCAATATGTATTGCAATTGACTGACGTTGAAAAGGTCGAAAAGATcgagtgagcgagtgagcgaGTGCAAGGAACTTTTTGTCGAGACCCGGTTTCACTCATGTTTCTCATAATTAGGCGCGCAGTTATCGCTCGTTTCCAGCGGTAACTAAGCTCGACAATACCGGCGCGTAGAGTGTAGAGTACGTTACGTGGGGGAAAGACACACTTGATCATGTTAACATCAGATTGCTTCATCATATTCGATATACATTCTGacttccactcacaagcagcaACAACCGACTTCCTTGGGCCCCCATCAGCGGGCCATCAAGTCATGCCTTCCCCTCCGCTCCCTCTCGTTCAGTCCCTCTCGCCACGAATAGCGATTCTGACTTCCGAAGATGTCGTTCATTCTTGCGAGGCGAATGGATGTagaggattggaagagcTGTTGAGACCTTGGGAAGGGGGAACCGAGAGGGGTCAGTGTAGCTTCCAGATGAATACTGTCACGATGTGTGCTTGGACCATGGGCTGACCTCGTCATCGCGCCGTAGTGTCGATACTTTcgtccacactcacaccgaCGATACACCCAACATTCCCTTTACGTTTCGTATCTTTCGAATCAGTGTACACAAACcccgcatcatcatcgccgaaTCCCGATATCATTGTCGACTTGATCAGTAGCTTTGTCGGCGCGAAGAAGCCTGGTATGTTTTCGGGATCCACTATTCCGTAAGAGATGAGCTCAAGCTAACTCTGCTGCTAATCACACAGATGACGAGCAACATTACCCCTTGACGcgatctctcctcctctcctcccgaCCACTAGCGTCTCACGAGACATTCAATCATCCTGTTGGGATCTTATTTGCCGTATCTACGGCGACTCCCGATCCATTGGGAACCCTCAACAAGCTACATGCGCAAAGTACCGGGCTTGCAGTTCAGAGCGTACcatggatggatgggtcaAATGTGTTACGATTTTATGTGGTTATACATGACGTGAGCAGTATGGGAGAAGACATGGCGCCGTGAGTCGGTCCCGCACAGCTCTCGTTGTACATGATAAGCTTACAGACGAACGGGATTTAGCGCGCATGAGCTTCTCGCAAACGTCAAGAAGGCATATGGACCACATTCGACACTGCTTGTAATTAACTCTCAAATAGAAAGACGGATACCGCCCGACTCGCCCGATgtatccactcacccaacgatccctcttcctcgacccTTCACTCCCGACATCGTGAACCCATCGGCCCTGTCTCAGGTCTACGCTTCAGCCTTGTCATCTCTCACACTCTCCCCCATGGCTGCCGCTTCCGCATCCCTTGGCGAGAAGGCAGTTTCCGATACACCTAGTACACCAACGAAACCTGCCAGACGAAAGCTATACGGTGCAAAACTGACGGCAGAGGACACGCAAAGACTTGCAGCGCTGGTGAGGGAATTGGTGGTCCAAAGCTTGGTACCCTGGATGGAGGCGAGAGTAAGGGAATGGAACGAGGTTTACCATTCCCATCGGCGAGGAATCACTGGACGACTCTTTGGTGCTGGAAGAAAATTCTTCGGCAGCAGACCAAACAGCCCTGCTCCGGGCTCAACACCAACAGGATATAATGCTGTCAAGGGATATTACCCCATCACAGCAGTGGAAGCGCTATCGCGGCGGTTAGCAGACTTTGCTTTCATGCTCCGGGATTACCGTTTCGCAGGCAACGTTTACGACTCCCTTCGACGTGATTTTGCTCAGGATCGAGCAATGCGATATGCAGCGGCTGCAACAGAGATGTACGgtctttgtcttctcctttcacACAACTTCTTCCTACCGTCTTCACCACCAACTCTTATTCCGACACCCTTTACGAATCTACAACACACCGAAATCACATCTTGGTTGGAACAAGCTGTCGTTGCGTATCATCAACGTGGACCTGCCTCGCAGATTCAGTTGGATGCTTTGAGAATCACGGTCCTTTACTACGAAGCTTGGAAAGCAataggagaatggagaggcGTTGGAGCGGCGCTGGTGAAAAGTGcaggagaagcagatgaggtGCCAAGCGCTGTATTGATCGAGGAAGCAGCCGCGGCTGATGtgaagggtggaaagagcGCAAAgggtcgaaggagaagagcgttTCATTTGGTCCTGGCCGCAAGGAGATACGAGACCGCTGGTTTGGTGAGCTGAGTTCCCATGTGTCGGTAATCGAGCTGACGTAGATGGGGATGTCACAGAAAACGTTTTCTCGAAGATGTCTTGAACGAGCCTCTCAAATATATCGAGCGTCACCGTGGACGGCCGCCCAAGACCGCATCGAATATTCGCTCGGTCGTCAGGCTTACACGATAGGAGAAAGCGATGTCGCGGTCGAGCACTTTTTGCGGTTACTGCGTAGAGAAGACACCGGTGTTCCCGGTTCGCAAGCTGGTCCTTTGGAAGACATGGCTCTTGCGTACGAGGTAAGCTCATTGGCAACGTGACTTGGTTTTGCCCGCTCGTGCTGACGTATCATAGCAACTGGCCGCTCACCCGGAGCAGTTGGCTGCCTCGGCGGAGAGACTACAACTGCCTAATCCTGTCTTCGACGTCAAAAGCACCAGGGTGGTAGCCTCATCTTCCGGTTCAGGTTCAAGCACATCTCGAGATCGTTGGTCAGTGTTAGAAGCGCAAGCGTTGAGTTCATGGGATCGCAAGGGCAAGAAGCCGATGACCCTTTTGCctgacgagaagaagacagtGGTTGGCATCGATGGTCAGTGTCGCATGAAACGACGGAAAATGAGGCTGACATATGTGCACAGAGCCTTTCACCGTCGAACTTGTTGCGACAAATCCCCTCAACgctcctctcactctcaccaatCTCACCGTGTCATTTGACCCGAcggacgaggtcgaagtAGAAACGATTGCAGACCTATACCTCGAGCCTTATGAAACCCGTTGGGTCTCTCTATCCGTCACGGCACGGAAACCGACAACACTTCGGCTCAGCAAAGCGTCCTTCATGTTTCATCGATTCTTCCCGTGCGACCAGTCACTAGAGAAGAAAGGCAAACGTTTGCAAGCTACGAAGGCGCAGAGGCTCAAACCGACGTACGCGGAGGACACAAGCCTGACTATCGCCGTGTTGCCAGCGAGGGCGAGGGTGGAAGCAGAGCTGATAGGTGTACCCGACGTGGTATATGAGGGCGAAGCGGTGGAGGCAGAACTGAAGATCCGGAATGCTGGGAaggtgggagtggaagatCTGAGAGTGATTTGGAGCGAATACGGAATGGTTAGACGAAAACGTGTTGAGTCAGGTACGTCCATTCTCCTACATCAAGAATGACTATGCTGATCCTGGCAACCTGGTAGATGATACCGAGCATAACGATACCAGTACTTCCATACCCAGCTTGATTGACACGAatacatctacaatactACATGCGGAAAATGTAACAGAGGACGAAACGATATCCATACCGATCATATTTTCTGGTCTACGCAAAGGCCAGACGGATCTGTTGGGTCTGATCACCTTTTCACCTAGAGGCGACGAGACAGCTATCACCGAGGCAGTGATGGTCGAACACCATGTTAAGGTATTACCTCTGACGAGTTTGAAAGCTTCATTCAAACCTCTTGGAGGGGAAACGCCGAATTACCTAGTGGCCTTGGAGGTGACAAACACCTCTAGTAGGACTTTGCAAGTGGACGGGATACATGGGGTCAGCGCTGCGTGGACAGTCAATAGTCCGAGCGAGCTGTGAGTGAGCGCGTGCAAGAGAAGTCCAGACAATACTGACCGATAACCCGTTACAGCTCTGATACACCTCTTCTGCCCAACCAAACAATCCGGACGATCCTCGCTGTCAAGCAGGACAAACCCGCTACAGCGAGATTGGACCTGGCTCAGAAGAATGTCATTTCTGCTCTTGGAAGACTCATTCAAGGCCAGCCTCCCGAGGAAGTTTCCGCCGATCTAGCTTCGACCATCTCCTTAGTCGGTCAACCGTTGTTGTCAAGTGGAAAGGCATCTTATGTCACTTCGCGTCGTGCCGACCGTCTCTCTCGCCTCGGACAAAGCTTCCCTACCATTCCGACCGAAGCTCTATCGCGCATCTTCCCATTGCTCGAACCGCTCGACCTTGACATTGTTGTCTCCT contains these protein-coding regions:
- a CDS encoding mitochondrial 54S ribosomal protein uL5m; translated protein: MSSAPLRTFASSACRTSTLPRSVVLPTLSRAASSSSSSKKSSSKSSSSSPAPATPLEEWALPRIHLGPTHTSRYSQHYNSTLASDLMYMTYSHRLSQRPPKPSPIEPALTPYEANRPRPPIMRGNRALRTKTTQITSDSVPKLESVIIHTMVKEAIGNKSALLSAIAAFRAISGETPNGGGRSGSSGVEVIVAKKSAAAWKLRAGMPVSVKVELKGEAMYDFIQSLVDFVLPRLRDFPGIPLPPASTPKNSPASLTGVVSFGFSPTAMSFFPQIESNTDAYPKLHGFHVYFKTNLRGENAHEHARALVSGFRIPFHRR